The nucleotide window GAATGGTGCGGGCGAAGCCTTCGACCTGACGGCGATAGAAATGGCCGTCGGCACCGAGAACGCGATGGGTGGCGCCGTCCGCTTCCCGGAAAATGTCGACCTCGCTGGTCTTGTAGTACCACGGGTTATAGGTCTTGCCCAAAATGCTGCCGTTCTTGCCGTAGATCTGGAAGCCTTCGTGCCAGTCCATGCGCACCTGGACGGTGAGATCGAGATGGCCGAGCGTGCCGGAGGCAAATTCCACGTCCACGAACCAGCACCAGATGCCGGCTCGCTCGGACAGACGAGCGTTGACCGAAACAATGTCGCCGGCGAAATAACGTGCCGTGTCGATCAGATGGCAACCGTGCGCAAGCATATAGTAGCGCCGCAGGTCGGCTTTCGGATTGGCGGAGGGCTTCTTCGCATTGGCGCTGGTGACGATCAGCGGCTGGACCGCATCGGTCATCGGATAGCGGTGCGTGCTGTCGCAATACCATGCTTTCAAAGCGACCATCTCGCCCATTTCATCGCGGATGAAGGATTTGGCAGCTTGGAGCCCCGCGTCGAAACGCTTCATATGCCCGACCTGAAACACCTTTCCCGACGTGTCGACCACAGCCTTCAGTTCGAGGCATTCCTCAATAGTGACACCGACGGGTTTTTCGCACAGGACATGTTTGCCCGCCTGAAGGGCGCGAAGGGAAGCCGGGACGTGAAAAGCGTCGGCGGTCGCGATAATCACGGCATCGAGGTCGGGATCGGCCAGCATCTTGTCGTAATCGTCATAGGTTTTTTCCGCCCCATGGGTGATTGCCATACGTTCGCGGAGATCTTCGGCAACGTCGCAAATCGCATAGAGGTCGGCATTGGCTGCCTTCGTGCAGCTTTCGAAGTGCGCGGCCTGGGCAATCTGGCCCGCTCCCAATACGCCGATGCGGAGACGTCGTTCCTGTTTTGCTGGCATCGATAAGCCCTTTAAGTCGGATACTGAAGATGAACGCTGGTTTCGGCGTTGGGTGGAATGCTTTCAAGACATCAAACGTCGCCGACGGCTTCTGGCCGGGCCGCGACCGGCGCCTGCCGGCTTTCCCTCGTCACGTCACAGCGCCATATGCGTTTGAGGATGGAAAAAGTGCAGTTTCGCCGGGTCGATGGCCAAATCGATCGATTGGCCTGTCTCGACCGCGCTGACGGCTTCGAACCGTGCGACCGCGTTGGCGGCCCCGCTCAGGTCCTCGACGGCATCGGGGTCGCCTGAGTCGATCCGGACCGCGTCGATCTTCAAATGCACGATCAGTTCGGACCCAAGCTCCTCGATCGACTTCACGACAACCGGGATCGTCGGATGGGAGGCTCCAGACGGCAACCGGCTGTCGTAGAGGTCCTCGGGCCTGACCCCAAAGATCACGTCCTTTCCCTCGAAAGCGGATAGACCGGGAGCACGCTCGAAGGCGCCGCCGGACAAGGGAATGGAGAAGCCCGGCAGATGGATCCGTCCACTCGCCAGACGCCCTTCGAAAAGGTTCATCGACGGCGAACCGATAAAGCCGGCGACAAACGCATTGACCGGGCGGTGATACAAAGCCTTGGGCGTATCCACCTGCTGCAGCACGCCGCCCTTCAGCACCGCGACCCGATCGCCCATGGTCAGCGCTTCGGTCTGGTCGTGCGTGACGTAGATCGTCGTCACGCCCAGCTGTCTCTGCAGGCTTGCGATCTCTGCCCGCATCTGAACACGCAGCTTCGCATCGAGGTTCGAGAGCGGTTCGTCCATGAGGAATGCCGCGGGCTCGCGGACCATGGCGCGGCCCATCGCAACACGCTGGCGCTGGCCGCCGGAGAGCTGTGCGGGCTTGTTGCCCAGCAAGGGCTCCAGCTGCAGGATCTTGGCGATCTCGTGCACGCGCTTGCTGCGTTCGGCCTTGTTCTTTCCGGCCAGCTTCATTGAAAAGGCGATGTTGTCAAAGACGGTCATGTGCGGATAAAGCGCATAGCTCTGGAAGACCATGGCAATGTCCCGGTCCTTGGGCGCGAGATCCACGACGTCCTGACCGCCGATGCTCAATGTTCCGCTGCTGATTTCCTCGAGCCCGGCAATCATGCGCAGAGCGGTCGATTTTCCGCATCCGGACGGCCCGACCAGAATCAGAAACTCGCCATCATGGATCGTCAGGCTCAGATCCTTGATCGCATGGTAGCTGTTTCCATAGGTCTTGCAGATTTTGTCGAGTACAACCACAGCCACGTCTCGTCCTCCCGTACCAGTCCGGAGCATATCTTCAGACGGCGCTCCCCGCCGTCTCCGATCCTTTTGACAAGAAAGCTCAGGCCTGAGCTTCAAAGTCAACCAAAGAATCGAGGATAGTTCGCCGCAGATTGCCAGCCGTTCCTAATATCTATTTGAAAAATATCGATCTTTTACAAGAAATTAAAAATAAACTGCGGAATTATATTTTTTATCGCGCGTAACTTTTGTGATCGAAGTTGCCGCTGTTGAGAGATCGCTCAAAGCGATTCAATGCCAAGTCAGCCTTGAGGCTCTGCTCGGGCAGTCGACCGGTGCTGGCACCCATCGCCGCCCGCGCTCATTTTTGGCATCCCGGCATCGGCATCGGCATCGGCTCAGGCGCATTCTCCGCCGCCATCCATGCCAGGCACATCAGGTGATCTGGCAGGCCTCGGCGCCCTCCCCGTGCGGTCACGGAAATGGCGGCAGCCGCCGTGGCATAGGCAGTGCAATCAAGCGGGCTCTTACCCCTCGCGAGGGCAAGAGCGTAGGCACCGTGAAAGCAATCACCGGCGCCGGTCGTGTCGACCGCCTGAACCTGGTAGGCTGGCAAATGCCAGCGGATGGCATCGCCTTTCTGGCGGAGGTAGGTCCCTCGCTCGCCATCGGTCAGGACAACCGCGGACCGATCCCCGGACCAGAGTTTGTCCAGGATCATCGTGGGATCACCCTCGCCGGTGTACTCCCGCCCGAAGGCAAGCGGCAGCACCAGATGATCGGCAAAAGCCAGGATCCGGTCGGTCGCGGCGCCCACCGTCCATTCAATATCGGCAATCACGGCCAGACCCAGGGCGCGTGCGCGCGCCACGACGTTTTCCGAGTGCGTGGCATAACCATCGATCAACAGTACCGGGGCTTGCATCAGAACATCATCGGGCAGCGCATCCGACGTGCCGTGCAGCACATCGTCGTCATAGGCGATGAACCGGTCGCCGTCGGGACCGACCGTGATCACGGAGCGGATCGGCGCAGCATCCGCGTGGCGGGGAGCCAGCGATATGTCGACACCGTCCCGCTCGAGCTCGCTGCCCGCCACGTCGGCCGTTGTCTCATCGCCGAGCCAGCCGATGAAGCCGGCCCGCCCGCCGAGCCGGGCGACGGCAACAAGGGCCGTCGCCACGTTGCCGCCATGGTCCGTGGTGCGCTTCGTCACTTTCCCCTTGCCGGCCGTCAGCCCCCGATCGACATAGATGATGTCATCGATTGCCAGGGCGCCGAAGCCCAGAACCTGGAAAGGGCGCGACACGTCTCAAGCACCGGCCGCCGCCAGCGCATCCTCCGGCGTCATCCCCTTATGAATGACCAACTTGAAGGCGCGTGCAGCCATGGTCGTATCGCCGTGACCCCAGAGGTTGCGACCGACGACCGCGCCTTTGGCCCCAGCGCGCAGTGCTTCCGACGTCTGGACGAGCGCCCCGAGCAGCGTATCGGTCTTCGGGCCGCCGGCGATCACGACTGGAATCGGGCAGGTCGCGACCGTCTCACGGAAGGATTCGAAATCGCCGGTGTAGCCGACCTTGATCACGTCGACACCGGCCTCGAAGCCGATGCGCACCGCATAGGCAATCTCATCCGGCGTGAATACGATCTTGCCGCCATCTGTGAAATCGCGGGGATAGACATGGGCGACGACCGGCATCTCGAAGCGGGCAGCGGCGTTGACCGTATCGGTGAGCCAGCGGATATACTCTCCTTCTGTGGCGCCGCGCACGGGAATGGCGACAGCCAGTGCGTCCGCACCATAACGCACCGCGTCTTCCGGGGTCGCAATGAGCTGGCGAATGCGGTCGTCAGCCGTGAAGCAACCGCCCTGAATGACCAGCGCTGCCTTTCCGGCATATTCCGACCACAGGTGGCGCGCCGCGCCAGGCTGGATGCTGATGTAGTCAGGCCCCCCAGCCATGACGCGTCTGAGCGCACCCGGCAGATCGGCAAGCCCGCCCTCACGCACATTGCCATAACCGACAAAATGATCGACGGCGCCTCCGAACAGATGACCCGATGGGTTCGAGAACAGGCGTGCGAGGCGGACTTTGGTTCCGAGACCCATGGCGATACTTCCTTTGTGATTGCCGGCTTTGCGATTGCTGGCGCCGATGCTGGGGGAACCCTAACTCGAAAACAAACAAATATTCAATATTTCGATTTCTTTCGTTTTTACATGGATGATGAATTTTTGACGTGCATTTTCGTCATCATGCGGCTATTTTTGTAGCAAGCGCCGTAGGATAAGGCGGTGAACTTTCGTTTTTCAAAAGCCATATGATCGCAAAGGGCGACAGGTCGGGATCACATATGCTTGCAGAACAGAGGCGGCAGCAGATCATGCTGGAACTTCAACGGGTCGGCCAGGCACGCACCCGCCAGCTCGCGGAATTCTTCGAGGTCTCGGAAGTGACGATCCGCTCCGATCTCGAAATCATGGACGCCAAAAAGCAGTTGATCAAAACGCATGGCGGGGCAATCGCCCTGCCGTCCGACTCTCCGGCAGCGGCTTTCGAGGAACGCATGCAACGCAATTTCGATGCGAAGCGACGCATCGCCCAGATGGCTGCGCGACAGATCATCGATAACCAGTCGATCGTCTTCGACAGCGGTTCGACGCTGTTGCAGGTGGCCATGCAGATGCCACCGGTCAACAACGTCGTGGTTGCGACGACGGCAATGAACATCGCCCAGCATCTGATGTACCGGCCAGGGCTCGACGTGCACATGATCGGCGGCCGCGTGTTTCCCAGCACCGTGAGCACGATCGTACAGGACTCCGACAAGGCGGTCGGCGGGCTCGTCGCCCACCAGGCCTTTGTCGGCGCCCACGCGATCGATCAGGCCTTCGATGTCGTCGATGTCTCCGAGGACGTGGCGCGGACCAAGCGCAACCTGGTTCGCATGGCCCGGCGTGTCGTCCTCGTGGCGGATTCGAGCAAATTTGACATCGGCGCCTCCTCCAAAGCCTTCTCGCTGTCACGCGTCGATCTGATCATCACGGATAGCAACATGCCGCACAGCATCCGTCACCGGTTGGACAAGCTGGGCGTGGAGGTTCGCTACGCGTGATCTGCAGTCCACCTGTCCATTTCAAAAGAGAAACGGGAGAGGCTTTGGCGCGAGCCGAAGGCCCCGGCCGATGCCGGGGAAAGCGAGATGGGCTAAAATCCCAGACGTCGAAGCGTCTCGCGGTTCGCGCGAACGGCGGCGGAAGGATCGGTTCCGGCATGGTCCGATTCTTCTTCCACCACGATCCAGCCGATAAATTGCGGCGCATTGCGAACGGCCGAAATCACGGCAGGCACGTCGCAGACGCCTTCGCCGAGCATCGCCCAGGTCCCGCCGGCGTCGACATCCTTCAGATGCACGTAACGGATCCGGTCCCGGTGGGCCGCCAGCGTGTCGCCGATCTGCTGGCCGCCACGCAGGATATGGCCGGTATCCGGCACCCAACCCACTTGTGGATCCAAGAGAGCAAACAGCTGATCATAGTCGTTCCGCGTGAACAGCAGCGTGTTGTGGTGCGAGGAAGGATGGACAGCTACAGTGACGCCAGCCGACTGTCCAATCTCGGTCGCACGATTGTAGCACTCGGCCGCAATGGCAAATTTCTCATCGCGTGGACCATCCGAGACAACCGTCGCCGATCCCATCGATACCATCGCACCGGGAAAGTTCGCCGCGAAATCCATCCATCGCCGCGCCGTTTCGAGATCGGAGGCAATCTTTTCCGCCACCGTGAAGCCGCTGGCGGAGCCGAAGGCAAAGGAAACCAGCGCCAAGCCGGCATCCGTCAGGGTGCGGGCAAAGTCGGCAGGCTTGAGCGCGTAGTGACCGATCATCGTATCGGTAATTTCGAGACCGGCATATCCGCCATCGGCAATGGCGCGCACCAGATCATCCGGACCGCCGCCCCAACCCGTGCCCAGCATCTCCCAGGTGAATGTTTGGCAGCCGATCTGCGGCTCAGCATTTTTCATATCGCGGTCCTGACCTATTCGTTGATGACAGCCGATACCGAAGCCGGCGGTCTCTTCAGCGGGGATTGCGACGACAGCGTCTTGCCATTACGTACGGTCAAATGTTACCGTGCGTCAATATATTTTATTCCTTGCGATTAAAATGTAACGCACCCTCAACCCTTCGCACCCGCAACGGCAAAATCAGGTTCTTCGATGACACAGACCAATGGCATGAAACTCAGGATCGGCGTTGTGGGATGCGGCAACATTTCGCTCGCCTATATGCGCAACGCGCCGCTGTTTCGCGGCGTCGAAATCATCGCCTGTGCAGACCTCAACGCAGACGCCGCCAAGCGCCGCGCAGCTGAGTTCGATCTGCGTGCGGCTGACGTCGATAGCCTCATCGACGACAGGAACATCGACCTCATCCTCAATCTGACGATCCCGGCCGCGCATTTTGACGTTTCGATACGGGCGCTGTCGGCGGGCAAGCATGTCTTCACGGAGAAGCCGCTCGGAGTCACGGCCGCCGAAGGACGCCGGTTGGTGGATGCCGCCGCCGTAAAGGGCCTCATGCTCGGCTCGGCGCCAGACACGTTCCTGGGGGCGGCCGGACGCCATGCCCGGCGGCAGATGGAAGCCGGCGCCATCGGCAAGCCGGTGACCGGGACAGCCTTCATGATGGGGCGCGGCATGGAGCACTGGCATCCGGATCCCAGCTTTTATTACCAGGCCGGCGCCGGCCCGGTCATGGATATGGGGCCTTATTATC belongs to Rhizobium indicum and includes:
- a CDS encoding Gfo/Idh/MocA family protein; translated protein: MPAKQERRLRIGVLGAGQIAQAAHFESCTKAANADLYAICDVAEDLRERMAITHGAEKTYDDYDKMLADPDLDAVIIATADAFHVPASLRALQAGKHVLCEKPVGVTIEECLELKAVVDTSGKVFQVGHMKRFDAGLQAAKSFIRDEMGEMVALKAWYCDSTHRYPMTDAVQPLIVTSANAKKPSANPKADLRRYYMLAHGCHLIDTARYFAGDIVSVNARLSERAGIWCWFVDVEFASGTLGHLDLTVQVRMDWHEGFQIYGKNGSILGKTYNPWYYKTSEVDIFREADGATHRVLGADGHFYRRQVEGFARTILDGAVMEGADIDDGLASVRAMVAVARSVESGKAVALSDVTGGV
- a CDS encoding ABC transporter ATP-binding protein; translated protein: MAVVVLDKICKTYGNSYHAIKDLSLTIHDGEFLILVGPSGCGKSTALRMIAGLEEISSGTLSIGGQDVVDLAPKDRDIAMVFQSYALYPHMTVFDNIAFSMKLAGKNKAERSKRVHEIAKILQLEPLLGNKPAQLSGGQRQRVAMGRAMVREPAAFLMDEPLSNLDAKLRVQMRAEIASLQRQLGVTTIYVTHDQTEALTMGDRVAVLKGGVLQQVDTPKALYHRPVNAFVAGFIGSPSMNLFEGRLASGRIHLPGFSIPLSGGAFERAPGLSAFEGKDVIFGVRPEDLYDSRLPSGASHPTIPVVVKSIEELGSELIVHLKIDAVRIDSGDPDAVEDLSGAANAVARFEAVSAVETGQSIDLAIDPAKLHFFHPQTHMAL
- a CDS encoding PfkB family carbohydrate kinase — its product is MSRPFQVLGFGALAIDDIIYVDRGLTAGKGKVTKRTTDHGGNVATALVAVARLGGRAGFIGWLGDETTADVAGSELERDGVDISLAPRHADAAPIRSVITVGPDGDRFIAYDDDVLHGTSDALPDDVLMQAPVLLIDGYATHSENVVARARALGLAVIADIEWTVGAATDRILAFADHLVLPLAFGREYTGEGDPTMILDKLWSGDRSAVVLTDGERGTYLRQKGDAIRWHLPAYQVQAVDTTGAGDCFHGAYALALARGKSPLDCTAYATAAAAISVTARGGRRGLPDHLMCLAWMAAENAPEPMPMPMPGCQK
- a CDS encoding class I fructose-bisphosphate aldolase, with the translated sequence MGLGTKVRLARLFSNPSGHLFGGAVDHFVGYGNVREGGLADLPGALRRVMAGGPDYISIQPGAARHLWSEYAGKAALVIQGGCFTADDRIRQLIATPEDAVRYGADALAVAIPVRGATEGEYIRWLTDTVNAAARFEMPVVAHVYPRDFTDGGKIVFTPDEIAYAVRIGFEAGVDVIKVGYTGDFESFRETVATCPIPVVIAGGPKTDTLLGALVQTSEALRAGAKGAVVGRNLWGHGDTTMAARAFKLVIHKGMTPEDALAAAGA
- a CDS encoding DeoR/GlpR family DNA-binding transcription regulator — protein: MLAEQRRQQIMLELQRVGQARTRQLAEFFEVSEVTIRSDLEIMDAKKQLIKTHGGAIALPSDSPAAAFEERMQRNFDAKRRIAQMAARQIIDNQSIVFDSGSTLLQVAMQMPPVNNVVVATTAMNIAQHLMYRPGLDVHMIGGRVFPSTVSTIVQDSDKAVGGLVAHQAFVGAHAIDQAFDVVDVSEDVARTKRNLVRMARRVVLVADSSKFDIGASSKAFSLSRVDLIITDSNMPHSIRHRLDKLGVEVRYA
- a CDS encoding sugar phosphate isomerase/epimerase family protein, with amino-acid sequence MKNAEPQIGCQTFTWEMLGTGWGGGPDDLVRAIADGGYAGLEITDTMIGHYALKPADFARTLTDAGLALVSFAFGSASGFTVAEKIASDLETARRWMDFAANFPGAMVSMGSATVVSDGPRDEKFAIAAECYNRATEIGQSAGVTVAVHPSSHHNTLLFTRNDYDQLFALLDPQVGWVPDTGHILRGGQQIGDTLAAHRDRIRYVHLKDVDAGGTWAMLGEGVCDVPAVISAVRNAPQFIGWIVVEEESDHAGTDPSAAVRANRETLRRLGF